CTGATTATCAGCAATTTttcacactaatacacacacaagatggactttcaatattttattgaaaataaatcAAGCCGAGTGGAAGCTCAGGCGATGCTCCCGGCATTTGAAGCGATCCTGGGCCACAGATCAGCACACTCCTTGGCTACAGGTCCCGTGATGGCTGAACCTTAACAAACACGACAGCAAAAGTCAGCCACTATCCACTTTGACAACAtaaattacaattaaaaaaatccCTCAGGATAAGATTTGTTCCATCACGGATTGAGATTGAACAGTACGGTGTGATACACTGCCATCTCACCCAAAAAGCAATGAACTTCTCTTTCCTTCCACGACAACTCACTCAGCCACTGCGCAGACGAAGCAAGTGCTTTAAGAAGGacatgttttattaaaaaaaaaaaccctcaccttTCATTTCCCCTTTGTTATTCACTATGACCCCTGCATTGTCTTCGAAGTACAGGAACACGCCATCTTTTCGCCGGTATGACTTCCGCTGTCGTATCACCACCGCCGGATGCACTGAAACGCAAAGGGACACCAGTTAGCACTCGGCATCATGAGGACAGTCTTATAGTTCGGTTCAGCGTGATGCTTCGAAATTAAACTCCAGAACGTTTCATTCATACATCAGCTAAGTTAAAAAAGGTACAACAATGACAAGACTATTTTTATTATTACAGATGATTGCCTGAGCACCTGATCTTCCTAAATCATTAAGAACCTCTGAGTATCAAGCAAATTGAATCCAAACCAAACTCCACATCAGTAGCAGAGGTTTTTATTGGCTGCTGTAATGAGTCATCTAAACTCATTAAACCTGACACCAACATGTACATTACAAACACCAATTAAAGACTCAATTAGTGCTAAGCAATGACCATCAACATCAGTGACAAACTTTCGAAGCAGCCGATATAAAAATGCACTTGAATGTTAAAATTGTACAGAATTTGTTTCTCCTCCTCATACACAAATTGGTTAGTTTCTTCTTTACTGATTTCTTAGCGGTTTGTTAACAAAATGCCATCTCATGAATCAGAGAAacatcttaggctacgtttacattagaccgcatctgtctcgttttcttcgcagatgcactgtccgtttacattaaaacgccgggaaacgggaatccgccagggtccacgtattcaatccagatcgtgtcaggtccggtgctgtgtaaacattgagaatacgtggatacgctgtgctgagatcTAGCCGGTGTCGTCATTgggcaacgtcactgtgacatccaccttcctgattcgctggcgttggtcatgtgacgcgactgctgaaaaacggcgcggacttccgccttgtatcacctttcattaaagagtataaaagtatgaaaatactgcaaatactgatgcaaatactgcccattgtgtagttatgattgtctttaggcttgccatccttccacttgcaagtggtaagtgacttgcgcacagcggctcagtcccgaatcactgctcgtgcactacactcgcgcgctgtgtgagctgcgcagggccggagtgcgcaccctccagagggcactcgctgttcagggcggagtgatttggagcgcagccgctgaggaggaagcgatgagccgcactgacacatttcaacttgcgtgccgaattagtcatgtgattagtgtatccgtgtattggggttgctgtgtgcacgcgaatcgtgtattggcgttgctgtgtgcacgctaatcgtttttaaaaacgttaatctgatgatccgctgatacggtctaatgtaaaccccaccctaGTTAAGATgcccttagcgttaagaggcttttgggaaacccacccctgaacaATTGAGTCACAAGCCAAGGATTAAATCATCTTCAAGCGAGATGTGCGCCAATTCAGAATTATTCATTAGAAAGAGATATTAGTCATAAACATATGCTGTGTGGAGGACGGTTGTGTATCGGGCTGCTGGATGAACTCCAAGGACAACCGTGATACACAATCTAGCTTTTGTTAAAGGAATTTTCCCCCAATGTTGTTAAAAGGAATTACATCATGGAGTTTGAGGAGGTTAAGGAGGAAGTATTATTTATTGTCCTCCTAAAATCAAAGAGGTCAAATTTAAAATACTAAATGAGTACTAACCAACTGAGTTTTTAAGATTAAAATTTAATGTCGAAGTGAACAATTGTGTATTCTATGAAAATGACTTAAATTTAGAACACGTTTTTTCCTTTGTGAACCAATGCAGTCCTTTTGGAATGAGTTGTGGAGTCGGCTACAGTCCAAGAGGACTGGCACGCCCCCTTCAACTCAGAAAGCAAACAAATTTGGCTTCTGCGATGGAGAATTTAAATTGTTATAAATCTGAATTTTATATGGGAAAATTCTCATTCACTAATGTAGAGACTTTAAAACTGCTCCGTGTTTGGTTCACTGGCTGAAGGAATTTAAGATCTTATACAAATCTCTACAACATGTAAAAGATAAGGGAGCCCTTCAGTTAGTTATTCTCTTTACTATTTAATTTAAGCAAAGCCTCTGTACCATTTTACTCcccctctcttttttctttcctcgCTCAACCTTTGTATTCATGCCTTGTGTGTGAAATAAGTGCCCTGTTGGCATGTTCTTGGTTttcaattaaaataaatttatccCCCCATCTAGCTTATGATTGAACGTTCCAAACTAAAACATTCAATGAGCTGATTAATTCCAAGATGGCTGACTTTGAAGACTCAAACCGCACAGAGCATACgctcgttttattctgtagatgaTCAATAGACCTCGTCCTCGCATTAAGCGTGCTCGTTTGTTGGTGTGAAGTGGGTGGGGCTAGCGACAACACTAAGCAAAGTTTAATTTTGGTAGTGGGGTGGTAAATGATATGATGTGCATCAATGCCGGCACAATAGCACTgctgcatttaaaaataaatagctTGGTACTTTTTACtaccaataaataaattaaaaagtttCCCACATTTTATatccaaaaataaatatttaaacccTGAAAGACAAACAGTCTATAAATCTGCAAGAGAAAAATGTTTGACAACATTAAAGATGCAATAAGCAAAATTAGTAAATTCCATTTTCAAGATCAGATCTCTCCTGGTTAAGATGTCAGGTTTGACACTTTTTATGCCTCcgcaaggtgcaggaggcattatgttttcgggttgtctgtgcgtccgtcccgaaaccttgtgaacacgatctcaaaggctaatgaaaggaattttaccaaactttcaccatttgtgcatttggggacaaagataaactgattagattttgagattaaaaagtctaaggtcaaggtcactgtgaggtcaaatgtctgtccaaaaaccttgtgaacacaatctctccaaggctgataagtaatttcaccaggtcaagattactgtgaggtcaaatgtccatccccaaatcacaacttaataaggtgtgtagtctactgggcggaggcatccccactgACGCCGTCAAGtcctatctagtttttttttttaaactccaacTCCACCCCCTCATCCCCACCAATGTTCACGAAACTTAACTGCAGAGTATCTATATAATAAGTGCTTGGATAAGTCTCCTGTCAAATAAGCGCTCCGAACCGGAAGTCAGTTTTCCAAATGGGATTTCATCCACTTAATACACTTCAGCTAAGAAACCTTTATTgctacttttattataaaagttacaTATCTTTCAGATTATTTATACAAGTAtgacatcttaaaaaaaaaaaaaaaaaacaccccgttGCACCTTTAAAGATCATATACACTATATTAACAGAGATGTGCTCTGCTGCTATGAGCTCAAAGCTGTAACAATGCAACCATGGCAACCCACAATGTTTCAGCCATGAGGACCATCTGAGTGCTGCTGCTGTGAACTCTTCTTTAATTATCTAGAACATGTCAGACAAGACATACCCTTCTTCCTGAGCTCTGGCTTGCCTTTCTTCACAGTGGCCATGACCATGTCACCCACACCTGCAGCAGGAAGTCTGTTCAGACGGCCCTTGATGCCTTTGACGGAGATGATGTACAGGTTCTTGGCACCTGACGAGGAAAAACAGACACAGATCAGTCACTGATGCTGTAAACCATAAATCATGAGAAAACTGGACGAAGTAAACGTGTTCCATCACGGATTGAGATTGAACAGCACAGAatgcattgctgccatctcacccaaaaGCAATGGGGTTTGCTATTTCCTTCCATGACAACTTGCTCAGCCACGGAGCAGACAGAGCAAGTGCTTTAAGGAGGAGTTCCAGAAACAGACCGGCATGGCTTTCAGGGGCTGAACCAAAAGTTGACCTGTAACTCTGAGCCTAAAATTAATCAACTTTAAAACAACTGCAGGAggaggcgtcgtggctcaggtggctaaggcgccataccataaatccggggacccgggttcaattccgacctgaggtcatttcccgatccctccctgtctctctctcctgctcatttcctgtcctgtctctacactgtcctatccaataaaggtgaaaaaagcccaaaaaaaatctttaaaaaaaaaaaactgcaggatATGTACTGTTATAATCTCTGTATTCATACCATGTGTTAAAAATGTTGATAATGATCCTGGGACATCACAATTACAGACTTAAACATGAGCTTCATGTGCTGTAATTCAACACACCCACAGAAACTTTTAAAAACCGTATGAGATAGTGCCCCAGTCTTGCTCCCACCAGGGCCGCAGTCTCATTCTGGCACGTTATTATTTTCCTGCTCCAACTCACGATATGCTGTGAACAAACTGATCCAACCAATCATGTGTGTTAGAAGCCTGAAAACGCTATAATGCACATGACCAGAGTTAGGAACCTCCAAGCTACTGCTCCAAGGTGCATCACCCCACCATGGTACAAAAATAAAGGGTAGGGCAACTAACAGTCTTCGTGAGGTACTTGTTCATCCACCAGTCATGATTACTAAAAAGTAAATGACTGCAAAAACAAGTCTGATTCTAAAAGCAAGATCACTTTTCACACCAATATGAAGTTACAGTAATCTATAAACGGTTTGCGTTACCTGTGTTGTCAGCGCAGTTGATGACCGCTCCCACCGGGAGACCCAGTGAGATGCGGAACTTGGCTCCAGAAGAACCACCACGTCCTGAAAAAGAGACAAACATCTTCAGGACATGCACCATTCCCAAAACCTTCTGACAAAAATGATCATGTGAGAATCAGACCATAAAGCAGTATGTCCATGTGGagccatatacactaccgttcaaaagtttggggtcactttgaaatgtccttatttttgaaagaaaagcactgttcttttcaatgaagatcactttaaactaatcagaaatacactatacattgctaatgtggtaaatgactattctagctgcaaatgtgtggtttttggtgcaatatctccataggtgtatagaggcccatttccagcaactctcactccagtgttctaatggtacagtgtgtttgctcattgcctcagaaggctaatggatgattagaaaacccttgtacaatcatgttagcacagctgaaaacagttgagctctttagagaagctataaaactgaccttcctttgagcagattgagtttctggagcatcacatttgtggggtcgattaaatgctcaaaatggccagaaaaatgtcttgactatattttctattcattttacaactcatggtggtaaataaaagtgtgacttttcatggaaaacacaattgtctgggtgaccccaaacttttgaacggtagtgtatacacacacCTCAAAATATTTATGCACTTGCACCGGTCATAAACTAAAACATTTATGTCCTAAACAAGCTCACTGACTCTCTCACAGGAGCCTCTTTTAGTCAGGAAAATAACATTTCTCTCTCCAAAGCTGATATTATCTTTAATAGTGTTAATGAATTATAGCTTGACTCTGCAGCTAGTTTTGGGCATGCTAACTACAGCGCGGGCAGCTAGCAAAGCTCATCTCCTCTACACTCCTACAATTCCTCCCATGTTCGACTAAACTTaatttaaaaaatgatttaaataACAACCAAAGTCATTATGTCAACTGTATGCTTCGGCTTAAAACTCGGAAATAAATCCTCCTGAAGAAACCGGAGTAAATCGCCTCCATGATCAGCGAATCTGTATCAATGTTTTTATCAACACATAAAACGCTTTTCAATCAATATCCACCGAAAtataaagtataatattttttaaaacactaacgactccaaaaAACAGGTTTAAACGCGTCAAAGTGTAAGGATTAACTCAGATTTCAGTATCGGATTTTTCTTTTACCTCTCTTAGACATTGCTGCCGGAAGGGTAAGAGGAAGAAGGGAGAAAGGAACGCTGGGAAATAAGGTCGCGCGCACCACAGAAATCGACACTTCCGGTCCAGTGCCGTCATTCGAAAGACCCTTTGTGTAGCTGTAGCATTCGCCTGATTAAAAATCATTCAATTATAGAACTGTCGTCTACGATTAATTTATTAGTATTGATAATTCACAACGCAGTTCTCACTTTAATCTACACTGCATAAAGGTCCAGCTGTCTAAATGAGatttaaaagtaaaataaaaacagTTTTACAATCTACATATAACAACGAAATGCTTTGCAAGACTCGAGTGGAAAATAATAAGACCAAGAGTACAATAACAGTACAAACAGTGcactaaaaaaaaggattatttcATATATCTCAGTTTTCTATCATTCTATGTTGTTACTGTAAGGATTTGTGTTCGTTATTCACTGTACTTGTTATGTTTAATCCTGGACAAGAAAtgtaataattgttttattttattagaaaCTGTATTTCTAACTGAGAAATCATTCACTGGAAGACAGAACAAAAATTATATCCGACATAAGTTTGATAAAAATTCAATTGACACACTAAGGACTATGTATctaatagagccctgcactcccgcgggacccgcgggacccgacgcaaagcagtgcggcgcgggacaaattttgaaagctcattgcggccgCGGgctggagggggagtgcacaatgcgggagcgggcgggagaggtgataagctgcagtcccgctaactaaaaacgtgtttaaaataaaatttataaattattaatttatgtctatcatatataatttgtgctggatattttatttggcattaataaaaacattttaagatgcctaaatctgaacgtgagctgtagatatttatgctcaaatccactcaaagtagggggcggggcaccatcacgctgtgtctttaaattatattaatttcttataggcctacttgtatttcctagaatgtaaatgtgaggagtgacatataagctatgtgcaatgtacaatattcttaatatccactgtagattttggtaggtgtgttgagtatatctgtaaagcctcagctgcgcatgccgcctggcaacgtgcaccctcgctacgtgtgctaggtgaaggatcagtcagtggagagctcagctaagctcagcatgtttaattccccaagccaatgacaagaactttcgtgagaaattttgcgaacgtctgcatcatgtgggatttgcgggcgggagcgggacaaaatatggcaggcgcgggcgggagtgggactgaaaatcataattctttgcgggagcgagcAGGAGCAGGACTGCAgcgggagcgggtgggagcgggactgaaaattctgaaaATTCACAGACCTCTAGTATCTAACATtcctgatcccccccccccccccccgaaacaaAGGAGACACACTTTAAAATTATGAAGGACATTTATCTTTCTTAAAGAATGACTTAGACTACGTTTTAACATTGATGCTCATTTTGTGCAAATGATATTGAAACTACAGACTATATTTTTCTCATGTGGTGTAATACTTATATACATTTTGGCTtggcattaacaataaataaatacatagtcTCATAATTTCCAGATTCTATTTCGAGAGACAATATAACATTTGGTATGATATTGCAAAACAAAAACGATGAACTCTCTAGTAATGTAATTctatgtctggctaagttttttaTACACAAGAATAGGATCCTAAAATCATCCCCCAAATGTATTTCTTTCATGAATGAATTTAAATTGTACTTAAAATCCTTAAAATTTGTAAAAGGAGCAAAAGCAGAAAGATTGTATGatattttaaaacatttcccCACTGAATTAGATAACTGAGATAAAACTGTTTCCccttgtatgtacagtatgtgcttttttttaattattcgttTTCTTGCTTGTTTACTTGCCCCCCCCATCAATGGACATCTTTAACTACAGCATTTCCTACATaatttattttcaattttgtatTATAAGTTGTttttgtggggtggcacggtggtgtcgtggttagcgctgttgcctcacagcaagaaggtccggattcgagccccgtggccggcgagggcctttctgtgtggagtttgcatgttctccccgtgtccgcgtgggtttcctccgggtgctccggtttcccccacagtccaaagacatgcaggttaggttaactggtgactctaaattgaccgtaggtgtgaatgtgagtgtgaatggttgtctgtgtctatgtgtcagccctgtgatgacctggcgacttgtccagggtgtaccccgcctttcgcccgtagtcagctgggataggctccagctcgcctgcgaccctgtagaacaggataaagcggctacagataacgagatgagaagtTGTTTTTGCCAGATTTTTATCATTGTTCCCTTTGATAATTTCTCTGT
This genomic interval from Neoarius graeffei isolate fNeoGra1 chromosome 20, fNeoGra1.pri, whole genome shotgun sequence contains the following:
- the rpl23 gene encoding large ribosomal subunit protein uL14, translating into MSKRGRGGSSGAKFRISLGLPVGAVINCADNTGAKNLYIISVKGIKGRLNRLPAAGVGDMVMATVKKGKPELRKKVHPAVVIRQRKSYRRKDGVFLYFEDNAGVIVNNKGEMKGSAITGPVAKECADLWPRIASNAGSIA